The Thermoanaerobacterales bacterium genome window below encodes:
- a CDS encoding sugar transferase: MARPGLTGLWQVSGRNDVDFDGRLYLESWYVRNWSLWLDLTLLLRTVSVVLARRGAY; the protein is encoded by the coding sequence CTGGCCCGCCCCGGCCTCACCGGACTGTGGCAGGTCAGCGGCCGCAACGACGTCGATTTCGACGGCCGCCTGTATCTCGAATCCTGGTACGTCCGCAACTGGTCCCTGTGGCTCGACCTGACGCTCCTCCTGCGCACCGTGAGCGTAGTGCTGGCAAGGCGGGGGGCGTATTGA
- a CDS encoding HD domain-containing protein yields the protein MLRDYRDPIHGFISVDDCEQEIIGTRYFQRLRNINQLGTTFLVYPSAMHTRFEHSLGTLFVIDKMLSGLVARHGETLGWRGEDINRYRTLARLAALLHDLGHPPFSHAAEDLLGRSKSGSKIRHEDVTYRLITETEISKIIDKHHGKGTSGIVAQIAVGTAREEYAARIHMNALSYLS from the coding sequence ATGTTGCGGGATTACCGTGACCCGATCCACGGTTTTATTAGCGTAGATGACTGTGAACAGGAGATTATCGGTACCCGTTACTTTCAACGGCTGAGAAACATTAATCAACTGGGTACGACTTTCCTGGTGTACCCCAGCGCGATGCATACTCGATTTGAGCACTCTCTCGGTACGCTCTTTGTAATCGATAAGATGCTAAGCGGCCTGGTGGCGCGGCATGGCGAGACTCTGGGATGGCGGGGAGAAGATATTAACCGTTACCGAACTCTGGCACGCCTGGCCGCCCTGCTGCACGACCTGGGTCATCCACCGTTTTCACACGCCGCCGAGGACCTCTTGGGACGTAGCAAGAGTGGCAGCAAGATAAGACACGAGGATGTGACCTACCGACTTATTACCGAGACGGAAATCAGCAAAATCATAGACAAACACCACGGCAAGGGCACGAGCGGCATAGTGGCTCAAATCGCGGTTGGCACGGCACGGGAGGAGTATGCCGCCCGTATTCATATGAACGCCCTCTCATATTTGTCTTAG